AAAACAAAATGGTTCTTTACCCTCTCATTATTGTAAACAGCTTTAGCAAGTGTTGTCGTACCCAGGCCGCCCATTCCAACAATAGGAACTACAGTTAGCTTTTTTCCACTTGCATCTTCAGATATTAAACGGTCAATCAAATCCTCTATATCATCCTGCATACCAAAGATATCAGAATCATCAACCAAAGAAGTTGAAGGTGTTCTAGTTTCTTGTTTAGTTGAAACAAAATGCTCCTTTAAGCCAAGGCGACCAATTTGCTTTTCCAACACCTCCAGTTTTTTAATAGTGTCTTCCAACTTCTTCTTTATGTTAAGAAAGAAATCATCACTTAGTTGCTGGTTTTGAAGCTGACTTTCTACTTTAAGCCTCAAAGCTTCATAATTGATTTGTTCTATCAAGTTTTCAGCAGCGTCCACAGCACTCTGAAGCTTATTTAACCACTGGCTCACAAATTGATTTGATGC
This sequence is a window from Solanum stenotomum isolate F172 unplaced genomic scaffold, ASM1918654v1 scaffold13086, whole genome shotgun sequence. Protein-coding genes within it:
- the LOC125850027 gene encoding putative disease resistance RPP13-like protein 1, producing MEIGLAVGGAFFSSALNVLFDRIAPNGDLLKVFQKHTDDVQVFEKLGDILLGLQIVLSDAENKLASNQFVSQWLNKLQSAVDAAENLIEQINYEALRLKVESQLQNQQLSDDFFLNIKKKLEDTIKKLEVLEKQIGRLGLKEHFVSTKQETRTPSTSLVDDSDIFGMQDDIEDLIDRLISEDASGKKLTVVPIVGMGGLGTTTLAKAVYNNER